aaaggcgtgtgccaccaaacccgcAATCTTGCCGAAATGTCTATTGCTTTCATTCCGTTGCAGTTGTCTGCCTGCATGCCCTTTTCTCCCTAACCCCAGAATGTTGCAGAAACCTCTTTTCTATTGACTTCTTGTTTTCGCATACATATTCTCTATCTCAGTTAATTACTCAAATCTGAGCTGGCTACCTGCTGCCTATAGTCCTCAGAACGTCATGTGAGATCATTTGCCTCCCTTGTGAATCATAGGACTTATAATTGACCTTGTGCACAAGTGCTGTCATGTGCACAGTGTTTAGCTTATAAGATCTTAAAGTTATCTGACGAATTGGTAACTTCCACCTTTTCCTTCAGTGGGTAAAGGAAGAAGCCCCTGATATATTCTGCCTCCAAGAGACCAAATGTTCAGAGAACAAACTCCCAGCAGAACTTCAAGAACTGACTGGCCTCTCTCATCAGTACTGGTCAGCTCCTTCAGACAAGGAAGGATACAGTGGTGTGGGACTACTTTCCCGGCAGTGCCCACTCAAAGTTTCTTATGGCATTGGTAAGACCCTGTTGGTTCTTAATGTCTGAATTCTTCTCAGTTAATTCTCAACTCATGCCCTCAGTGTTTTATTCCTGTGTTCtgtgctttgtatttttttaatgctgtttTAACCATTTCTGTAGGTGAGGAAGAGCATGATCAAGAAGGCCGAGTGATTGTGGCTGAATTTGATTCGTTTGTGCTGGTAACAGCCTATGTACCTAATGCAGGCCGGGGTCTGGTAAGACTGGAGTACCGCCAACGCTGGGATGAGGCCTTTCGCAAGTTTCTGAAGGGTTTGGCGGCTCACAAACCCCTTGTGCTATGTGGGGACCTCAATGTGGCTCACGAAGAAATTGACCTTCGTAACCCCAAAGGGAACAAAAAGAATGCTGGTTTCACTGCCCAGGAGCGTCAAGGCTTTGGGGAACTGCTGCAGGATGTGCCACTGGCTGACAGCTTTAGGCACCTCTACCCCAATACTGCCTATGCATATACGTTTTGGACTTACATGATGAATGCTCGGTCTAAAAATGTTGGTTGGCGCCTTGATTACTTTTTGCTATCCCATTCTCTCTTACCTGCATTGTGTGACAGCAAGATTCGTTCCAAGGCTCTTGGCAGTGATCACTGTCCTATCACTCTGTACTTAGCACTGTGACACCCTGAATTACTGAGACTAGGAACGCCCCCTACACACCACTAAATCTTTGAATAGCTTTCTAGAGAGATCCAAACTGTTCCTCtcctataaaaatacaaaatcttCAACCAGATTTCCTTTAGTTCAAGGCTTCTGTTTTATACTCTTTACCCTCTTTGTAAAACTTAGGCAAAACTGATGACTTTCTTTGAatatcaaagtaaaaataaaaggtcaTAGTTCAGCTTTGTTGTCTCCATCCTTTCACACACCACCACTGAAAAAGGTTATAGTAGTgactatttatttacaagcacaagATGAGTTCCCTAACCTCCCTCAAGACACAGCAACCCTACCCAGCCCAGTTTAGTACTGCAACTGGAGGTAAGGAAGGTTggaagaaggaatgaagggaCATATAGCACTAGGGGAACATACCCCACATTAAATAGTTATATATACATCAGTACTATAGTTCTGTACAGAGCAGCGACTGACTCTACCCACAGGGCTCGGAATGTGGGGAGAGGAGACTAAGGGTACTGAGGCCAGAGTCAGCCCCTGATGAAGTGCAATAGCAGCAGCAAGGTCCTAATGGTGCACAGGGGGAGGAGGACCCCTGTCCCTAGGGTTACCCATCCCCACCCTGCCCTGGAATGTGTAAGGGACAGAAATGGTTCTCCAGGAGCATATCAGGACAAGGCTAGAACCATCTTGGGGAACCATGTTTAGAGGTGATGTTTTACCTACTTCACCCTAAACATAGCAACCCTTGCAGGAAAGCAGCCAGCCAGCAGTGGTCATAACTACCTTCACCCTAGGTGAAGGGCTGGTTCCTTCCTACTTCCCAGGGAAAAGGAAGGCAGTTGCTTGGCTTTGCTGTTGAAGCCTAAGGAGACTTTTACCCCAGCTCCCTTTTTAGTGTCATGGTGGCCACCAGGGAGGGGCTAGGCACAGTCTGGATCCAGGGGCTCAGGAGTAGTTCTGGACAGGGTGGCTGACCTTCATACAGGCCCAATACAGGGCCCGGCCCAAACACAACACAGCCAACAGAATGACAAATGCCCAGGCTGCATAGATACCTCCATATCGTCGTGCATACTTCCAGGTACCAAActgacagataaagaaagaaaag
Above is a window of Jaculus jaculus isolate mJacJac1 chromosome 8, mJacJac1.mat.Y.cur, whole genome shotgun sequence DNA encoding:
- the Apex1 gene encoding DNA-(apurinic or apyrimidinic site) endonuclease, translating into MPKRGKRGAVAEDGGEPKTQPEAKKSRAGAKKNEKEAAGEGPVLYEDPPDQKTSPSGKSATLKICSWNVDGLRAWIKKKGLDWVKEEAPDIFCLQETKCSENKLPAELQELTGLSHQYWSAPSDKEGYSGVGLLSRQCPLKVSYGIGEEEHDQEGRVIVAEFDSFVLVTAYVPNAGRGLVRLEYRQRWDEAFRKFLKGLAAHKPLVLCGDLNVAHEEIDLRNPKGNKKNAGFTAQERQGFGELLQDVPLADSFRHLYPNTAYAYTFWTYMMNARSKNVGWRLDYFLLSHSLLPALCDSKIRSKALGSDHCPITLYLAL